In the genome of Rhodoferax sp. BAB1, one region contains:
- a CDS encoding SRPBCC family protein: protein MALIHAAPEQIFARLDDQRRLAAHMTKASWMTLGSKFNFELDQFQGHRVGSVIRMNGRVAGIELGLDEIVNGYEPPLRKAWATLGEPRLLVIGAYRMGFNLAAEGQGARLQVWIDYQLPSRAALRWLGWLLGPVYASWCVREMVEDARRGF, encoded by the coding sequence GTGGCGCTGATCCATGCAGCGCCGGAGCAGATCTTTGCCAGGCTGGACGACCAACGCCGACTCGCGGCGCACATGACCAAAGCGTCGTGGATGACCTTGGGCTCGAAATTCAATTTCGAGCTGGATCAGTTCCAGGGGCATCGTGTCGGCTCGGTTATCCGCATGAACGGGCGTGTCGCCGGCATTGAACTCGGGCTGGACGAGATCGTGAATGGATATGAGCCACCCTTACGCAAGGCGTGGGCCACGCTTGGCGAGCCGCGCTTGCTCGTCATTGGAGCCTATCGCATGGGATTCAACCTGGCAGCAGAAGGTCAAGGTGCGCGCCTGCAAGTCTGGATTGACTACCAACTGCCCAGCCGGGCAGCCCTGAGATGGCTGGGATGGCTCCTGGGCCCCGTCTACGCAAGTTGGTGTGTACGCGAAATGGTTGAAGACGCAAGAAGAGGTTTTTGA
- a CDS encoding helix-turn-helix domain-containing protein has product MSISEITPPSNLFPSRLKSARELRGMSQQALAIATGLPATSISHFESGSRKPSFDNLRLLSDKLNVSADFLLGRAITPEQTAVPDQLARHASKLTTADLKLAEGFLALLADKDKDKDKDKERRS; this is encoded by the coding sequence ATGTCGATTTCTGAAATTACCCCACCATCCAACTTGTTCCCAAGCCGACTGAAGAGCGCGCGCGAGCTACGTGGAATGAGTCAGCAAGCACTTGCTATCGCCACAGGTCTTCCTGCGACATCAATTTCACATTTCGAAAGTGGTTCGCGTAAGCCATCTTTTGACAACCTTAGACTTTTGTCTGATAAGTTAAACGTCAGTGCTGATTTCCTGCTGGGACGAGCGATCACACCGGAGCAGACGGCCGTCCCCGATCAATTGGCACGGCATGCCAGCAAACTGACGACGGCTGACTTAAAACTAGCCGAAGGTTTCCTCGCACTATTGGCAGACAAAGACAAAGACAAAGACAAAGACAAAGAGCGAAGATCGTGA
- a CDS encoding WYL domain-containing protein: MEVFADVAFAQRQRLHFIETLALWDGTVQRERVSASFGVAPTQVTRDFTTYRDRCPDNLTYNNRLKIYQPTAQFQPVLATGDPEEYLALLKAGIQAKTVKQLPSLGLHPDLARHASLPAPRARVLPEVLRQLLFAIQRAHGLEVVYLSMETAKPTPRILWPHALFFSSEWWYVRAYDSKHMAFRDFALHRFDETRAHHAISPATADDDKEWNSTVEVIVVPDARLTAAQQSLVARDFGMTRDAQGWAWKAQIKKCLVGYFAAQYWLDVQLNRPRRTRVSLRNRSDLERYVFRAGAGD, translated from the coding sequence ATGGAAGTCTTTGCCGACGTCGCGTTCGCTCAGCGTCAACGGCTCCACTTCATCGAGACGCTCGCGTTGTGGGACGGCACAGTGCAGCGTGAGCGCGTGTCCGCGTCATTCGGAGTAGCGCCGACGCAAGTCACGCGCGACTTCACCACTTACCGGGACCGGTGTCCTGACAATCTCACATACAACAACCGCCTGAAGATCTATCAGCCGACGGCGCAATTTCAGCCAGTGCTGGCCACTGGTGATCCGGAGGAGTACCTGGCGCTCCTCAAAGCCGGTATCCAAGCCAAGACCGTCAAGCAACTTCCCAGTCTCGGCCTGCACCCTGATCTTGCCCGACACGCATCGCTTCCGGCTCCTCGAGCGCGGGTGCTGCCTGAGGTGCTCAGGCAGTTACTGTTCGCCATTCAGCGCGCCCACGGCCTGGAGGTGGTCTACCTCTCGATGGAAACCGCCAAGCCGACGCCCCGAATCCTTTGGCCGCATGCGCTGTTCTTCAGCAGCGAGTGGTGGTACGTGCGTGCCTATGACTCCAAACACATGGCCTTCCGCGACTTTGCCTTGCACCGCTTCGACGAAACACGCGCACACCATGCCATCAGTCCGGCGACTGCGGATGACGACAAGGAGTGGAACTCGACGGTGGAGGTCATTGTGGTGCCGGATGCACGGTTGACGGCTGCGCAGCAAAGCCTTGTCGCCCGTGATTTCGGCATGACTAGAGATGCGCAGGGCTGGGCGTGGAAGGCTCAGATCAAGAAGTGTCTGGTGGGCTACTTCGCCGCGCAGTACTGGCTGGACGTTCAACTGAACCGACCGCGACGGACAAGGGTGTCGTTGCGAAATCGCAGCGACTTGGAGCGCTATGTCTTTCGAGCAGGGGCAGGCGATTAA
- a CDS encoding Eco57I restriction-modification methylase domain-containing protein — protein sequence MTAHDSDQWLERLGYDSGSAFLHRAADGLKGQHRYGPELDVLLDPAGPIRAHAVFDVEGVPTVCFFHDDGLLNDAQRLNDIRRRIWNQNLVSIILVLSGSTVTPVPVSKRANVGTPVQQSAASSHGLFSAADVQSGDLYARHADWFRHEERVDSYLLRNLNEAVRQLTKVAGLSDEQAQQLVGQLLFVSYLEERGIVTDVYRRERKVARMGDLVTQQDSVGILRLLKQLKSDFNGDFLEPSAGEDPVWKSLQPNGYAVAQRFLSGEDMSSGQRRLWGYDFSFLPVELISGIYESFLRDEQDELGAFYTPRNLANLVIDQALGNCEDLGAQRIYDGACGSGILLTTAFRRILTHVEAQRGQLLPLADRITLLKSCIFGSDVSKAACQMTAFSLYLSLLERLQPADLAQLERGEGVKLPKLRGENLFSGAAGDFFDTKNKLVSKPSFTVFICNPPWKEPKKGAQSSADTWTESQGGAVVRRQMAAAFAHRALDCVESTGRLCLILPVSLFLAPTSQRFVSEWLSKVKLHRLINFGDLRDLLFDRAHHACVVALATPRARNQQFVPVAEQFEYWVPKADTSLAMGRLTLRGEDRQWVQTQRIVSSNQALTTLSWGGPVDIALCARLRLHGRLDDMANGRFGSWQIRKGVHLNDASRPLQSATKLHAMPHIPVKIVQGSLPFVDEGLLDNFPREQKKVVGLDKELLAVFSGPRVVFPDGPSPGLEVRAHFISASASFTSSVGVVSGPEEDADLLKFLAVYLRSDLVRYFVVMSQYSVLVAQDRITLKDIKSLPFVPPARHPNPEKARAIVAEAAQAVADVQGCDVFEQDRRYQQLRRKLQKLIFQYFGLSQSETLLVQEVVRDVIPSIQPRGFSTLRTELQLDAPLDKLSDYAEALRAELVAWRDATSGRGDFEVTVQAATAGQGRFAVVRVNLVAAAGNAKAAPAVEADKAVQATIRMLQDRQLLPMRVTSNIFLAADVVLLVDSSAYIIKPMQRRAWLRRSALQDAQRIVQTARGVGEIPRAEAA from the coding sequence ATGACCGCGCACGACAGTGATCAGTGGCTGGAAAGGTTGGGCTACGACAGCGGTTCTGCGTTCCTGCATCGAGCAGCGGACGGCCTAAAGGGCCAGCATCGTTACGGGCCGGAACTGGACGTGCTCTTGGATCCGGCTGGACCGATCCGAGCGCATGCGGTCTTCGACGTCGAAGGCGTTCCCACGGTCTGCTTCTTTCACGACGATGGCCTGCTCAATGATGCGCAGCGGCTCAATGACATCCGTCGCAGGATCTGGAACCAGAATCTCGTCAGTATCATCCTGGTACTGAGCGGGAGCACAGTTACCCCGGTGCCAGTCTCCAAGCGTGCAAACGTGGGGACGCCGGTGCAGCAGTCAGCTGCGTCTTCTCACGGACTCTTCAGTGCCGCGGATGTCCAGTCGGGCGATCTCTACGCCCGGCACGCCGACTGGTTCCGGCATGAAGAGCGTGTGGACTCCTACCTGCTTCGCAACTTGAACGAGGCAGTACGTCAGCTCACCAAAGTCGCAGGCCTCTCCGATGAGCAGGCCCAGCAACTCGTGGGACAGCTGTTGTTCGTGTCCTACCTTGAGGAAAGAGGCATCGTCACCGACGTGTACCGGCGCGAGCGCAAGGTGGCGCGGATGGGCGATCTAGTGACGCAGCAAGATAGTGTCGGCATCCTACGCCTTCTCAAGCAGCTGAAGTCGGACTTCAACGGTGACTTCTTGGAGCCCAGCGCGGGCGAGGACCCCGTCTGGAAAAGCCTGCAACCTAATGGCTATGCCGTAGCCCAGCGCTTCCTGTCTGGCGAGGACATGTCCAGCGGACAGCGGCGCCTGTGGGGCTACGACTTCAGCTTCCTTCCAGTCGAGCTGATCTCGGGCATCTACGAGTCCTTCCTTCGCGATGAACAGGACGAGCTCGGCGCCTTCTACACGCCGCGGAACCTAGCCAACTTGGTCATCGACCAGGCGCTCGGCAATTGCGAGGATCTCGGCGCCCAGCGCATATATGACGGCGCATGTGGTTCGGGCATCCTGTTGACGACTGCCTTCAGGCGGATCCTCACCCACGTGGAGGCGCAGCGCGGACAACTGTTACCCCTAGCTGATCGAATTACACTGCTCAAGTCATGTATTTTTGGCAGCGACGTGAGCAAGGCCGCCTGTCAGATGACGGCGTTCAGTCTGTACTTGTCGCTGCTCGAGCGCCTTCAGCCAGCCGACCTGGCTCAGCTAGAACGCGGCGAGGGCGTCAAGCTGCCCAAGCTGCGGGGAGAGAACCTTTTCAGTGGTGCAGCGGGCGACTTCTTCGATACCAAGAACAAGCTGGTATCCAAGCCGTCGTTCACGGTTTTCATCTGCAACCCACCCTGGAAGGAGCCAAAGAAGGGGGCACAATCGTCAGCGGACACTTGGACCGAGAGCCAGGGCGGCGCGGTCGTGCGCCGTCAGATGGCAGCCGCCTTTGCACACCGCGCGCTGGACTGCGTTGAGTCGACCGGTCGGCTGTGTCTGATCCTCCCGGTGAGCTTATTTCTCGCGCCGACCAGCCAGCGCTTTGTTTCCGAGTGGCTCAGCAAGGTCAAGCTGCACCGGCTGATCAACTTCGGTGACCTACGCGATCTCTTGTTCGATCGCGCTCACCACGCCTGCGTGGTGGCACTGGCTACGCCGCGAGCAAGGAATCAGCAGTTCGTCCCCGTGGCCGAGCAGTTCGAGTATTGGGTGCCCAAGGCTGACACCAGCCTGGCCATGGGAAGGTTGACCTTGCGCGGAGAGGACAGGCAATGGGTACAGACCCAACGCATCGTCTCCAGTAACCAGGCGCTGACCACCCTGTCGTGGGGCGGGCCGGTCGACATCGCGCTTTGTGCCCGTTTGCGCCTGCACGGCCGGCTGGATGACATGGCGAATGGCCGTTTCGGGTCCTGGCAAATCCGCAAAGGTGTCCATCTCAACGACGCATCCCGCCCTCTGCAGAGTGCCACCAAGCTTCACGCGATGCCGCACATCCCCGTGAAGATCGTCCAGGGATCACTTCCCTTTGTCGACGAGGGTCTGCTCGACAACTTCCCGCGCGAGCAGAAGAAGGTCGTCGGCCTAGACAAAGAGCTACTTGCGGTGTTCAGTGGTCCCCGCGTCGTCTTTCCTGATGGCCCGTCGCCGGGCTTGGAAGTGCGCGCGCATTTCATCTCGGCCAGCGCGTCCTTCACCAGCAGCGTTGGCGTCGTTAGCGGCCCCGAGGAAGATGCGGATTTACTGAAATTCTTGGCGGTCTATCTACGGTCCGACCTAGTGCGGTACTTTGTAGTCATGAGCCAGTACTCGGTGCTGGTCGCGCAAGATCGCATCACCCTGAAGGACATCAAGAGCCTGCCCTTCGTGCCGCCTGCGCGGCATCCCAATCCAGAGAAGGCGCGCGCAATCGTGGCGGAGGCGGCGCAGGCCGTTGCGGACGTTCAAGGCTGCGATGTGTTCGAGCAGGACCGTCGATATCAGCAATTGCGCCGGAAGCTGCAAAAGCTGATCTTCCAGTACTTCGGCCTGAGCCAGAGCGAGACGCTGCTCGTGCAGGAAGTGGTTCGCGACGTCATCCCGTCCATCCAGCCGCGCGGGTTCAGCACGCTGCGCACTGAGCTGCAGTTGGACGCGCCGCTGGACAAGTTGTCCGACTACGCGGAGGCCTTGCGCGCCGAATTGGTGGCCTGGCGTGACGCGACGTCCGGACGGGGCGACTTTGAGGTCACCGTGCAGGCTGCCACAGCCGGCCAGGGCCGCTTTGCCGTCGTGCGTGTGAACCTGGTCGCTGCAGCTGGCAACGCGAAAGCCGCTCCCGCTGTTGAGGCAGACAAAGCCGTCCAAGCGACCATCCGGATGCTTCAGGACCGCCAACTCCTACCCATGCGAGTGACTTCCAACATTTTCCTGGCCGCCGATGTCGTGCTGCTGGTCGATTCGTCGGCCTACATCATCAAACCGATGCAGCGCCGAGCGTGGTTGCGCCGCAGCGCGCTGCAGGATGCCCAGCGGATCGTGCAGACCGCCCGTGGCGTTGGGGAAATACCGCGGGCGGAGGCGGCATGA
- a CDS encoding metallophosphoesterase gives MELLPEDLRVEILVDPHPNAELLILAGDIHTGVEAIRHFRNWPVPVLYVAGNHEFYGQTWEDVRESLRETTAGTSIQILDNDACVIGGVRFLGTTLWTDFAIDRARPAPSAMELAGTYLKDFFEIHTRSAEASTGRITPALMLADHLASRTWLEGELGHEFVGKTVVISHHAPHRLSVHRKYVGHPLTPAFASDLSELMYRTDLWIHGHAHDSFDYQVGRCRVVSNPAGYSLSHRGRLSGRESLQLENPGYQASYLVMI, from the coding sequence TTGGAACTTCTGCCTGAGGATCTGAGGGTAGAGATCCTGGTCGACCCCCACCCGAACGCTGAGCTACTGATCTTGGCAGGAGACATCCATACCGGGGTTGAGGCCATCCGGCATTTCCGAAACTGGCCTGTCCCCGTACTCTATGTCGCGGGAAACCATGAGTTCTATGGACAGACCTGGGAAGATGTCCGGGAGAGTTTGCGGGAGACGACTGCCGGCACGTCCATCCAGATCCTGGACAACGACGCCTGCGTCATCGGCGGTGTCCGCTTTCTGGGGACGACCCTTTGGACCGACTTCGCCATCGATAGGGCGCGTCCGGCACCCAGCGCCATGGAGTTGGCGGGGACTTATCTGAAAGACTTCTTTGAGATTCACACCCGGTCAGCCGAGGCCTCCACGGGGCGGATCACGCCGGCCCTGATGCTGGCTGATCACCTAGCATCCCGTACATGGCTCGAAGGCGAACTAGGACATGAATTCGTCGGCAAGACGGTGGTGATCAGCCATCATGCACCCCATCGCCTGAGCGTGCACCGCAAGTACGTTGGCCATCCATTGACACCCGCTTTTGCCTCCGATCTATCGGAGCTGATGTATCGGACGGATCTCTGGATCCATGGGCATGCGCATGACAGTTTCGACTATCAGGTGGGGCGATGCAGGGTGGTCTCGAACCCGGCTGGCTATTCGCTGAGTCACCGCGGCAGGCTCTCTGGGCGCGAGTCGCTTCAATTGGAGAATCCTGGGTATCAGGCCAGCTACCTGGTCATGATCTAG
- a CDS encoding ThiF family adenylyltransferase yields the protein MHDEVVCHLVRADGQEDICFALWNPSKGEGRYSALIEKVLLPGEGDRILHGNVSFTPQFFERALAEAATHGMGLAMLHSHPLGRGWQDMSQPDVLAESRNAGAVYGATDLPFLGLTLACKDHAWSARIWQRAAPRVYDPAWCESIRVIGDQLRLHFAPHLLPPPQVSPKQRRTVSAWGEAKQADIARLRIGVIGAGSTGGFIAEGLARTGVKDILVMDPDKVAEHNLDRLVYAVPEDVGHSKVDVLAKRLLTVATAEQFNVTPVQAAVYEKNAYRLALDCDILFSCVDRPWGRHVLNHIAYAHLIPVVDGGILVRTNRSNRLVGADWTAQTVGVGRACLQCLGQYTSALVQIEREGMLDDPKYIEGLADDHPLKARQNVFGFSMACASLQLLQMLNLVVAPLDLADSGVQRYHFVDSTMEPKKQWHCLDNCFMPDLIAKGDRSPFVMTRE from the coding sequence GTGCATGACGAAGTTGTTTGCCATCTTGTCCGTGCGGATGGGCAGGAAGACATTTGCTTCGCCCTGTGGAATCCGAGCAAAGGTGAGGGGCGCTACAGCGCCCTCATCGAGAAGGTTCTTTTGCCTGGCGAAGGTGACCGGATTTTGCATGGCAATGTCAGCTTCACCCCGCAGTTTTTCGAGCGCGCATTGGCCGAGGCCGCAACGCATGGGATGGGATTGGCGATGTTGCACAGTCATCCGCTTGGCCGCGGCTGGCAGGACATGAGCCAACCCGACGTGCTAGCGGAAAGCCGTAACGCCGGCGCAGTCTATGGCGCTACAGACCTCCCGTTTCTCGGTCTGACCCTAGCCTGCAAGGACCATGCATGGAGTGCGCGGATATGGCAACGCGCCGCGCCGCGGGTCTACGATCCTGCGTGGTGCGAGAGTATTCGGGTGATCGGTGACCAGCTGCGGCTTCATTTCGCGCCGCACCTGCTTCCGCCACCTCAAGTCTCTCCGAAGCAGAGACGAACCGTCTCTGCCTGGGGTGAAGCGAAGCAAGCCGACATTGCAAGGCTGCGGATCGGCGTAATCGGCGCTGGAAGTACCGGGGGCTTCATCGCTGAGGGCCTGGCGCGGACAGGGGTCAAAGATATTCTCGTCATGGATCCCGATAAGGTAGCCGAGCACAACCTCGATCGACTTGTTTATGCGGTACCAGAGGACGTAGGGCACAGCAAAGTTGATGTGCTGGCGAAAAGATTGCTAACTGTGGCAACGGCAGAGCAGTTCAACGTCACACCTGTTCAAGCGGCCGTATACGAAAAGAATGCTTACAGGTTAGCACTGGATTGCGACATCCTATTCTCATGTGTAGATAGACCGTGGGGGCGCCATGTACTGAACCATATCGCTTACGCGCACTTAATTCCCGTCGTAGATGGCGGCATCCTTGTCCGCACCAACCGCAGCAATAGACTGGTCGGTGCGGATTGGACTGCCCAGACAGTGGGAGTTGGGCGCGCATGTCTGCAATGCCTTGGGCAGTACACTTCGGCGCTAGTGCAGATCGAGCGCGAAGGTATGCTTGACGACCCGAAGTACATCGAAGGTCTCGCAGACGACCACCCTTTGAAAGCCCGGCAGAACGTATTTGGATTCTCAATGGCATGCGCAAGCCTGCAACTATTGCAGATGCTCAATTTGGTTGTCGCACCTCTTGATCTGGCTGACAGCGGAGTGCAGCGTTATCACTTCGTGGATTCGACGATGGAGCCTAAAAAGCAATGGCACTGTCTCGATAACTGTTTTATGCCAGACCTAATCGCCAAAGGTGATAGATCGCCATTTGTGATGACCCGAGAGTGA
- a CDS encoding DNA-binding transcriptional regulator — MANFASQLKAEISRIARKEIRAETQALKKASAQYRTDIAALRRRIAEQDRVIARLRKGKPVVETSRTSEEGPQLRFRADGFANLRKKLGLSAADMGKLLGVSLQTVYHWEKGQSKPRAGQMQRIADVRKLGKRGAAVHLASSTAPKLT; from the coding sequence ATGGCCAACTTTGCCAGCCAGCTTAAGGCAGAGATCTCCCGTATTGCCCGTAAAGAGATCCGCGCCGAAACCCAAGCCTTGAAGAAGGCGTCAGCCCAGTACCGCACTGATATTGCGGCACTCAGGCGGCGCATTGCCGAGCAGGATCGCGTGATCGCCAGGCTGCGTAAAGGTAAGCCTGTGGTCGAGACCAGCAGGACGTCGGAGGAAGGCCCGCAGCTACGTTTCCGCGCAGATGGCTTTGCCAACCTGCGCAAGAAGCTGGGCCTGTCGGCGGCCGATATGGGCAAGCTGCTGGGGGTGTCGCTACAGACCGTCTACCACTGGGAAAAGGGGCAGTCCAAGCCCAGAGCCGGCCAGATGCAGCGTATTGCCGATGTTCGCAAGCTCGGCAAACGTGGCGCGGCAGTGCATCTGGCTAGCTCCACAGCGCCCAAACTCACTTGA
- a CDS encoding DUF2789 domain-containing protein yields the protein MDAFYHRFSELFAQIGLSREPADIRAFIEKNSPLFAEVRLEDAPFWSAAQATLLREKLQDDADWSEVVDQLNAALRAMHN from the coding sequence ATGGATGCTTTCTATCACCGATTCTCTGAGCTTTTTGCCCAGATTGGCCTCTCGCGCGAGCCAGCCGATATCCGCGCATTTATCGAGAAGAATTCACCGTTGTTTGCCGAGGTGCGATTAGAGGACGCGCCGTTTTGGAGTGCTGCGCAAGCCACCCTTCTTCGGGAAAAGCTTCAAGACGATGCTGATTGGTCAGAGGTTGTCGATCAACTCAATGCCGCACTCCGTGCGATGCACAATTAA